The following nucleotide sequence is from Hirundo rustica isolate bHirRus1 chromosome 15, bHirRus1.pri.v3, whole genome shotgun sequence.
GAGGAGAGTAAACTGGATTGTTTCCATTCCATTTTCATCTTTACTCTATTGAAAAGTGAGATTTTTATTGCAACAAAGAGTAAGAAGTTTGTGGCCACAGATCTGTTAAACTCACAAACCTGTCAGAAGTCGTCCCATTTCTGGCTTAGCATCTCTTGTACAGACTAAATTCCAATGTATTTCTTGGCACCCGGCACCAATTAATGGTCCTTCTCTGGGGCTTAGTGCCTTTCCTAAACCCTGCCCTGGGTAATTGGTTTCCATGGCTGTTCTCATTGTAGACAATTCTTCACCCTCTGTGTGTGAAATATCCCCCTTCAGCCAAGTACAGGAGGTGCTTCCTGACTGAGCTCATCAAAAAGGTACCTCTTGCTTTTCAGcttatttttcacttgtttttctttatttttttcattgaaaatagCTCATGTAATAACCAACTACAACATTCAGGGTAAATACACCGTACTCGAATGGGGCTTcaattgttttctgtttcatgaCAATGTGATGCTCAGAGCTGCCCCGTTCTCCTCCCCACAGCTTGAATCCACAGCAGCTGAACCCCTGGATGAACTCTACGAGGCCCTGGCAGATGTTCTAAAAGAAGAAGAATCTACTCACTGTTACAAAAACTACTTACTGGTAAAAACTGACACCGCACTGTTTTAAACCACATTTACTCACCCAAACGAAGCAAAAATTGGCTTTGAAAACACCCACCCTGAGGCCTGGAGTGCTTCTTGCCTTTTTGAGGTGCTCCTATTGATTGTGAGCTCTGAATCCACGGCCTGTGCTGATCCATCTTTgccttccctgtcctgcagcccaCGGGGGACTGTGTGAGCCTCTCCGAGAGCAGGGCGCTGATCTCCGGGGGCACCACGGGGCTCGTCACGTGGGAGGCTGCGCTGCACCTGGCGCAGTGGGCACTGCAGAACCCCGGCCTGTTCAGGGACAGGtatggcagcagcagggctggactAAGGAGCGCAGAGGTGTTCATTCCTGTAGGGTTACAGAGTGATTTGCCTGGGAAGGGAtatcctgccatggcagggacacctcccaccgtcccagcctgctccaaaccccaatgtccagcctggccttggacacttccagggatccaggggcagccacagctgctctgggcaccctgtgccaggccctgcccaccctcccagggaacaattcctgcccagtctcccatccagccctgccctctggcagtggaagccattccctgtgtcctgtccctccagcccttgtccccagcccctctgcagctctcctggagccccttcaggccctggcaggggctctgagctctccctggagccttctcctctccaggtgagcacccccagctctcccagcctgcctccacagcagaggggctccagccctctgatacTGTGAGCGAGACAACTGTAATTTAATAACAGACTATACACccaaaataactgaaattacATCCTTTTGCTGCTGAGTAATCGCTGCTCTTGTCTGTTCTGCCAAACTTTAACCCAGGAGAGGACGTGTCAAGACATGGTTTAGGATCAAAGCTTGCACTGTGCAGTCTGACCTGCTCTGTGAGGTCACCTGTTCAGTTTTCAGTAATTTAACTAATGACCTTCACTCCATGATGGGATTCACCAAGGATTGTCTATATTAGATGATTAATGTGCAGCTCTGATCACatcatttctattttatttataagcAGTCAAGACAAGCAAGGACTTTTGAGGAAagattatttaataataattaagcTCACAGAGAAAGGaactgtgctgctccagggtgTGTTTCTCTCCACTGACTAAAAACTGGAGAGCCAGCTCAGGTGGAAACAACTGTGCTGCAGATGGCTGAAGCCAGGTGGGAATGTCTCTCATCCCTGTGGTGGGAATGCTTTGTGCCTTACAGAAATCAGCATTTCAGCTAATTAATTTTATGCTGACAATTCCACCCTCAGTTATTCCCAACTGTCCAGTTGCTTGGGACAAAGGTTAGATTGTGGATGGTTCACTCaaaaattattgtaattatCTGGAActgattttacttttaattataTTTAGAATGTTTTGGTTTCCAACTCAATGTAGAGTCCTAATAGTACTTTTTACTCTGTTTCCCTCAGGACAGTCCTGGAATTAGGGAGTGGGATTGGTTTCACTGGAATTGCCATCTGCAAGGCCTGCCAACCCAGGACATTCATATTTAGTGACTGCCACCCCCGTGTTCTCAGACAGCTGGGAGAAAACATCCAGCTAAACGGCTTCATCCCAGAGCCTGACGCGACCTGGAGCATCCAAACAGAGTCCCAAGGACAGGAGGTGGAAGGAGAGAGGTGCCAAAACCCAAAAGTGATCGTTGCTGAGCTTGACTGGGGCTCAGTGACAGAAAAACAACTGCTGGGTCTCAGAGCTGACGTTGTCATTGCAGCAGGTACCACACCCACACACcgggggcagggatgggcagggctcagcagccctggcagcctctTGAGGAATAACAGAATAACGACAACCAGCTGCGGGCTTTCTTTGGACTTGTCTGTGTATAAATTCAGAAGGAGTTTTATAAAAAATCCAACCATGGAAAATCTAGTGACGGTAGGATGATAGTGGTGATACATAGTGAGAGCAGAATGTCTCAGCTGTAGGTCTTACACCCTGATTTGGAGCTTTGCAAAGAAAAACCTGAGAATCCAGGTGCAAAAATTACTTTGGCATCCAAGGTATCACAGGGTGCAGTGAACGGGAATTCTATAAAATGAAGTCACTGCGTGGTTCCTAATGCCAGTGTCACTGCTCAGTGCCCaaaccagccccagctgccctcTGAAGGCAAGAGCTGAGGGGCATTGGCATCTCTTTGCTATTTGCTGTTACTCATTGCAGCAGGATGTGCCCTTAGCACCTGCAGCATGAGTAACTGCAGTGGTACGCACACCTGACACCTCTGGGGAGGAAACACACACCCGCCCCCTCTGAGCATCAGCATTCCGCTCCCCTTGGTGTTCACTGACCTCTCACCACCATTTCTGCTCTCCAGGGAATGACTCCAGAAGAAAACCTCCGCAAGTCCTTGGCATCAGCCTCTAAACCACTCACTTCTAACAAGGCAGCTTTGTTTTGCCAAGGGCAGTGCGAACGGAGCACCAACACTCAGTGCTTCTGCTGCCTCCCTTAGGATGGgcttaaataaaatatctgaCAATCCATTTACAAAAAGGAGCGCTGATTTTCAGTGATGAGGGCATAGCCCATAAAATATCAATATTCTCCTGCACTGTGAAGGttgtatttctgctttgcagtttttattctggttttttgCTCAATTCTCAATAAATAttgtatgtttcttttttcttttgtagatGTGGTGTATGATCCTGAGATAATTTCAGCCCTCGTTGGGATGCTATGGAAACTCTCCACCTCCAGAGCAGACAGGAAAGCTCCTGAGGTGTTCATTGCTTCCACAATCCGAAATCCAGAGACGTATCAGCTgttccaggctgagctgggtgGGTGCCTGTTCCAGCCACTGTTCAATACTTTTGCCTTTTTGCCTCTTTCCCCATTACTTGTTCTGTGgtagagaggagcaggagcattGTCCAAGAGCAGGATCGTATCCTAGAGCCGGATTTAAGAGCAGTGGCTTTTGCACATGGATTTCATCAGGAGCTTGTAACTCACCTTTAGGTACATCCTGGCTATCACTGCTCACATCTGTGAGGGATGATTTGTAAGTCTGGTGCCAGtaggaaagttaaaaaaaagctttaagcTTAAAGGAGGGAGCCATCAGTGATAACACCTGAGATGCAGCCTAAACCCTTTATCTTATCTTATTTTATCTTATCTTACCTGTTCTTTGAGGGTTAAAACTCCCAACTagagattaaataaaatttggggatttttcttcaTACACACTTCTAAAGCCTATCTTTTCCAATCTTTTTGCTGTTCAGCTGGTGTTCACCAACTGAACCTGATGATTCTTTGTGGGTTTCTTCAaatcaggatattctatgaaaTTTTGGTTAAATCACAAAGTGATACTGAGAGTTCAGCAGAGACAttaatgggatttttaaaaatacactccTAAGCATTTCCCTGTCGATCACAGCATGCTAAAGTTCTCTTCTTACAGAACTTGTCACGCAACTTTTGCTCTTGGTTTGATTAAGCAGAAATATGATTCCCAGTGTTTCTCCTCACAGATAAAGTTGGCATCAGGTGGCAGATGATtccagcccacagcagctgtgatttTCTCTACGATGAGCAGCCAGATGTAACTATTCTACAGCTATTTATATAGGCCTGGCAAACAGAACTGGAATTTTGGGACCAACAGGAGCTGTCTCAGCCTTGTAACAAGATTATCCTGAATTCTGGAAACAAGAGGTTCTGAGGATACAACTGTACCCATGGACATGTGGACACACATCCTTCCTTCTGTAATTCCCAGCATGGAtccaaggcagctgctgcccctgggaaGTGACTGAACCTCGAGCAACAGAAACCAAAAAGCCCCAATCACACTCCATGTAGATTCTGAGAAGACAACAGAATTCAAGTGGGATGTTTTCCCAAGTGTGTTGTGATTTGTAAGTACTGAGGGCAACCAGCAGGATCACAGGATGAGGATCTCACACAAAGGTGCAAAACAATGTTTCAGAGTAATCAATGGGTTTTGATACAAAAACCAGCTGTAATTGTCTGCGCTggtcttttctgtttctgtctgtATATACTTGCAGTTTGTGTTAGGTTAAAAACCCCCAATTAAACAGTGTAATACCTGTAGGTGTGTCCCAGGGTGACTCTGCAGTGAGGAGAATTCTGAGTTGATGTCTCTTTCTCTCACATAAGGAGTGCCACTTCCACAGTGGCTGCTGGGAATTCATCCcctcaggctgggctgggaatgaAAAAGGAATCACTCTCCATAGCAATGCTCCAGGTATCCTGCAAAGAGGAAGGACTGAGCTCCCCTGCTCTGAAACTTTCCATCATCCATTAATCATTCTGACAGGCAGCATGGGTcctgaagcagaaaaatcaaagttCTGCTCATTCTTCTCTTTTGACTTCCTTTTctctattaaaaaacaaaaggaaatgaaaacacttcAACCTCCTCCTTCTGTAGTAATGGAGAGAAAACTGATGATACCTAACTTGAAACCTGAAGAATCTTCTTACTCTTCAAGCTAAAGGAGATCATGAACTGTTGGGATCAAGCAGAAATAACCCTGGCCCAGATTCTGGTTCCCTGTCCCCAAAAAGAATGAACTCAAAGGTGTTATTTCCAGAATAAACACAAACTGGCAGCCCACACAGGAGCTCCTTTATCTCCCCTTACTCAGCATTCAAGTCAAAAGTTCTGTGCAGAGCTCATTTTGGATCTAAAAAGATCTGTTATAGGAAGAGGAAACCTCTCTAAAGCTTTTGGTATTACTGTTTAATTAGAGAAGTGCCTAATTTACCTCCATGTGCATAGAAATGGCCAACCCCCTAGACGGGATTTTGactgaaaaggggaaaaaacactaaaaaattgGCAAATCAATCTTTATGGATCATTCTTCAATCAATAAGCTGGAGGTTTTGCCGAATTCCTGCAGTAAAGCAACCTGACTcttattttcaccttttctcttttgACAAAAGCAGATAGTCAATAGTTGCTCAGTCAGGGTTTAAAACTGCTGGTGCAGGACCCACTGTCCACCTCCCACCCTGAAGCAGGAGCTCTGAGGAGCAGTAAACAAGTCCAAACCAAGCTCATTTATCAATGACTGACATCTATTTTATCATCAAAAAGgtgatttaaaaaatcttgtaaGCATTAGGCTTGCATGTGAATACTGAGCTCAATAAAACGCTGAAGGCTATACCTGAGTAAGCACCCACAAAGTGCCTTTTGATTAAGTTATATATACTTTGCTCATatattttgggtttatttctcccttttctcttcGTCTGTTCAAGAAGAGATGAATTTTATGTTCTTTCCCAAGTAAAATGGGCACATTGAGTACAAGGAGAACGCTCACtgcaagctctgctttgctctaAGTGCCCAGGAAAGCTGTCACACACCAGTGCTGTGCTTCCACACTCTTGCACACGCTGTCAAAAGGAGAAACAACTTGGGAACAAAATGGTTCTGTCCCAATAAAACCACACGGGAGGATATTCAGTGCTTGGGTAATTAACTGGCCATCAAATTGACCAGCTGAAATGAAACAACTCCAATGAAAAGCATCTGCCATATGTCAAAAAAACATTCCCAAATCACCTATTAAAGTGCTGACTGTCCAGGAGGTAAAGCTGGTGATAGTTTCTATCACCAAAGGAACTTCACCAAAAAGGGACCTTCAAGCAGCACAGGTTCTCAGACAACAAACAGCCTCAGCACCTTCAGCAACTCTTACTCACCCAGGAAGCTGAAACTAAAGGAAGAGTGTGAGAGCCCCGTCCCAAGACAAAGGACTTAGAAACTCTAAGTGCAGACAATACAAAGTGTTTATTCACTGTTTCCCaaatctctgcagctgcaggaataCGTTTGACACCTTCCTTCCGCAGTCATTCCTTGTTCCCCAGCAAGGGAAGGACAATCTGGTCCCAGCTCTGGTCCCAGCGCAGCTGCCGGGACGCTCGCAGGTTCTCTCGGAAGCTGTGAAGTTTCCCTTCTAAGGCAGTGAAATCCAAGAAAAGCATctggaatttaaaaagcaaaaccacagaaaaataactaTCATGTTTCATTTCAGGCTCATTCCAGCCTTCCCAGTGTTAACCCTCAAGTACAGCTGCAGTTCTGGGGTCTGGCCCCACAAAGAGAGAACAAGGACAATACTGGAAATGCTTTTGCCAGCGTCAGGTTCACATTTAAACAGCAGTGAGGCAAACAGTGCTCACCAGGCCAGGCAGTACCTTGTGAGAACGTAAAACACACGGGTGATGCTCAGATCTGAAAAGGCTGCCCACACAGTGGCACCTCTGGGGTTATTTCTGGGGGGGAAAGAAATCACTCAGAGCCTTTACCTTCAGTTGTTCTGCAAGTTCCTTCGAGTCCCTGAATATCAGACCGTTCTCATTGTGTTTCACCAGTTCATgtaaactgtgaaaaaaaagtcatggaAGGAAAAGTGAGACAGAAAGCAGTGCGTGGGACAAGTCCAGTGTTGAACAGTGACATCCAAAGGGAccaaaccaggacagctgcATTGTAATGGCTCCAGATGTCACAGGCTCCACACCTGACATAATGGAATTAAATAGGCAGTTTTAAACAGTTAAAGACTTCTTCTCCTTTCTATGTCAGACCAAATCTGACAACTGTACCAAAGGGCCCTCATTCTGTCTTTGTGCCACTCATCTGGACATCCATTAAAAACCAGGGCAATGATCTactttaaaattagattttttttctctacatgGAAAATCTGTCCATGATCCATCATGAAATCTTCACAGAGAAATTATCTTCTTTTATAAAGCTACTGTTTTCCCAAAGGACCACAAATTCCAAGAATGCCCATGCATACACTCAGCCTTTCACTGAACAGATGTATCTATGcagaagaaagctttttttaaaattaaaaatatgaaaacaatggaatacagggatttttttaaggCAAGTGCTTGCATTAAATGCTCACAATTTTGTAGAAACTAGTATTAAGTTTAAAAGTTAAAACAACCTTGATTTCTATctcactgaatttttttaaatggcgTAATACAGGAATCTCATTGAATTCCTGCAGTAGCTGCTGAACTCTGGCTTTGTAGGAACATTGTTTTATGTGATTCCCTTGAGCTGTAACAGAATAAGCTCTTACCATTCAAAATGTATTGCACACACAGGTAAACAGCAACCAAACATATCCACCACCTTCATGGGCAAATCCAAACCACTGGAGGATTTATGGAGACACACCCCCAGGTCTGCTGAGCCTgaaaaaccaacacaaacagTCTGAACTCTCTGaaagcagctcctctgtgctccagaaacctttatttctgtgctgctttggatgGTGCAAGTGAAACTTTCAACTATCCAGACACAATTTCAAgcaatcagggaaaaaaataaagcacatggTGTTTTGGGACTCAAATTAGTTACGTTTTAGAAAAGTACTAAGTGAGTGTATGTTAAATGAAAGGGGATTTTGAAGTTTTATGTATCTTAAAACAGCCTTTCTGCCTCTTAATCTGCTAAAAATGAGTAAGTAAAGGAAAATCCCATCACAATCCAATCAGGATACACTGCATGGCTTACTAGTGACCTCTCCCAGTTGAAGTCAGCTCAAACAGAGGAATTACAGTGTGATTTTATAGACATTATGTTCATTATTTGAAAAGGACCAAATAAGCTGTTTTACAGCCACATAGATCATCAGGCTCTAACCCTGCAGAATGAAGATCACAttgaatatgtattttataaCTCTATTACTCCCAGTTAATGCTGTTGCAATgaagatgctgagggagtaaCATTCCAGTGACACGTTAATTTGGAATTTCAGCTACTTTTGGTTGCTCAACCAATgactttttcatttcatttactGGAGTGACCCCGAAAGTGAAGTAGAACACACACAGGCACCTGTatttcagcacagctggaagaaaCAAAGAATGCAAAGAACAGCCTGAAATGGCAACACAGCTACTTcttgggaaaacagggaaaagccAGCCAAGAGGAATTCTTCAGCTTTGCTGGAATGAGTCAAATCCATGAATGTCCTGTCACTAACCAGCAACATCCCTGACTATattctcccagctcctgtgcagTCTGCATCAGCCCCCTGCAACTGTGCCGAGCTGTTTCCCACACATCCTCCTCAAGCCTTTTCCATCATCCACTATTTACCAAGCAGAAGAGGGTAATCCTCAGCTTCCAGCCATGGTGTACAGATCTGGATATGCTTCAAGTGCAGTTTTTGGATCAGTCCATTGTAGTAATCTTTTAGAGGTCCTTTACCtgtttaaaacaggaaaaaaaaaaagttttatcgAGGTGACTGAAAACAGTTTGGTCTGTGAAATACAAGCTCCTGTTGGATCAGGCGCACAAACAGGACACAACATTTGTGGTACCctaaaaagacatgaaaaaagtTCCCCTGGAAGCAATGTGCATCTGGACTTCTCTTACTCAGTTATTTCAATGTGTTTTCCATCAATGTAGAATCATGGAGCttttaaggctggaaaagccctctcaGATCAAGTTCAACTGTTCCCCAGCAGCGCCAGGGCCAACACTGACCCAggccctgagtgccacatccacatggcttTAAAttcccccagggatggggactctaccagtgccctgggcagctgtgccaatgcctgaccactctGTCCATGAAGGAATTCTCCCtatatccagtctaaacctcccctggcagagcttggggctGCTTCCTCTGACATTGCTTTTGCAGCATCATCTCAGCATTGACCTTAGATTGTTTTTcatgcagagctggagcagtcAGGGAGGCTCTTTAAAGATGTGCCATGACTGGTGGAGGGTGCAATAACTCAGCTATAAATCACTGTCCTTATAACCGGACACAAAGGCAACagtccctcctccctcccaccagcAACAGAACAGTCACCACTGAACAAACCTGACAACTAAAACTTGTGTTAGCACTGAAAGGATTGTGGCACAAACATTCTTACCTGTTATCACACACACTAAAGCTGGAAGCTTGGCTCCCTCCTTGATAAACCTTTCATAATCTGGAGAAGATAAAACACTGGTCAGAGCTGACAAATCTCAGGGTGCTTGGTTGAAGAGTGG
It contains:
- the EEF2KMT gene encoding protein-lysine N-methyltransferase EEF2KMT translates to MAEPRPGLAVRFQRRFLAARPLRSLPWPELEQSLRTAPDSALLADILDKTILHPLCVKYPPSAKYRRCFLTELIKKLESTAAEPLDELYEALADVLKEEESTHCYKNYLLPTGDCVSLSESRALISGGTTGLVTWEAALHLAQWALQNPGLFRDRTVLELGSGIGFTGIAICKACQPRTFIFSDCHPRVLRQLGENIQLNGFIPEPDATWSIQTESQGQEVEGERCQNPKVIVAELDWGSVTEKQLLGLRADVVIAADVVYDPEIISALVGMLWKLSTSRADRKAPEVFIASTIRNPETYQLFQAELDKVGIRWQMIPAHSSCDFLYDEQPDVTILQLFI